The Geothrix sp. genome window below encodes:
- a CDS encoding methyltransferase domain-containing protein encodes MKSLRSALARLVKQSYALTAFYYLWTDCLAGLRFRWGNIVSHSGTLHESLEPPESLDYIQGLLSDYARYSGGASLRGKAAEVGPGDNCGVGLLLLEGGCQSVDLVDRFYARRDPERQAEIYRQLAEHHPGVARILKGACLQDEGTFPGIQRHYGEAASAESFFHEGQEYDLILSRAVLEHVRDPLLALRRMTEALRPGGLLLHKVDLRDHGMFSDHHGELKWLETPGRIHRRMSRASGRPNRVLLHRYRSTLTSLPLEVDLLITRLAGVGDIDPHMPYEAIPSDLRHRALAVVASRKEYFASEFEGVPPADLSVTGFFLVARKLPPGA; translated from the coding sequence TTGAAAAGCCTCCGGTCAGCGCTGGCCCGCCTGGTCAAGCAGAGCTACGCCCTGACGGCCTTCTACTACCTCTGGACCGATTGCTTGGCTGGCTTGCGCTTCAGATGGGGCAACATCGTCTCGCATTCAGGGACCTTGCATGAGTCACTGGAGCCACCTGAATCGCTCGACTACATCCAGGGGCTCCTCTCGGATTACGCTCGGTATTCCGGCGGAGCGTCCCTCCGAGGAAAGGCCGCAGAAGTCGGCCCCGGCGACAACTGCGGAGTCGGGCTTCTTCTCCTGGAGGGGGGCTGCCAGTCGGTCGACCTGGTGGATCGCTTCTATGCGCGCCGGGATCCGGAGCGACAGGCCGAAATCTACCGGCAGTTGGCGGAGCATCATCCCGGGGTGGCGCGAATCCTAAAGGGGGCCTGCCTCCAGGATGAAGGCACCTTCCCTGGCATCCAGCGGCACTACGGCGAAGCGGCCAGCGCCGAGTCCTTTTTTCATGAAGGCCAGGAGTACGACCTGATCTTGTCCAGGGCGGTCCTCGAGCATGTCCGGGACCCCCTGCTTGCGCTCAGGCGAATGACTGAGGCGCTTCGCCCAGGGGGGCTTCTCCTCCACAAAGTGGATCTCCGGGACCATGGCATGTTCTCCGATCACCATGGCGAGTTGAAGTGGCTTGAAACCCCGGGCCGAATCCACCGCCGGATGTCGCGGGCCAGCGGCCGCCCGAACCGGGTCCTGCTTCACCGATACCGGTCGACCTTGACCTCGCTGCCCCTGGAGGTCGATCTATTGATCACCCGCCTGGCTGGCGTGGGAGACATCGACCCCCACATGCCCTACGAGGCGATTCCAAGCGACCTCCGACATCGCGCGCTGGCTGTCGTCGCTTCCCGCAAGGAATACTTCGCTTCGGAATTCGAGGGCGTTCCTCCTGCGGATCTGAGTGTGACTGGATTCTTCCTGGTGGCGCGGAAGCTCCCGCCTGGAGCGTGA
- the asnB gene encoding asparagine synthase (glutamine-hydrolyzing), with product MCGLTGYWDVKGRHTSKASLDILAGMTGSLQHRGPDDEGHWQDPEAGVGLGFRRLSILDLSPEGHQPMQAHSGRHAMVFNGEIYNFQELRAELGGSWRGHSDSEVVLEAIEHWGLETALTRFNGMFAMALWDKNARVLNLARDSFGKKPLYYGWGDGVFLFGSELKALRRHPAFCLDLDREAMAAFLRFGYIPGPATVYCGIRKLPPGTFLRLGVPVPGQLPGPEVYWDSRVEAFRAREQGFGGSFQEATDELEALLLDATRRRCVADVPLGAFLSGGIDSSLVTALMQQGSHSPARTFTIGFEERDFDEAPYAKAVAHHLGTEHTELYLASSEAREVIPLLPTVYDEPFADPSQIPTFLLSRMTRQHVTVALSGDGGDELFGGYDRYRVGQMLMGRFQKLPQSLRRMTAWACGQIPGPGWDRTMGALLGPRWSSSRFQKLGRLMLPEGSQAVYRDMMSYWQAPEQLLSLPSNPGAPAWRQDSLPADWEPVSRMMLTDTLTYLVDDILVKVDRASMANSLEVRNPLLDKRVFTFAWRLPLAFKLDGGQGKQVLKEILHRHVPRELVERKKMGFGVPLGAWLRGPLRPWAEALLRPDRLAEAGIARQAVDSAWQGFCHRGEPNQDRLWPLLVLLQWMESQGVGH from the coding sequence ATGTGTGGACTGACGGGGTATTGGGATGTGAAGGGCCGCCATACCTCGAAGGCGTCGCTCGACATCCTTGCGGGCATGACCGGTTCCCTCCAGCACCGCGGACCTGATGACGAGGGTCACTGGCAGGATCCCGAGGCCGGTGTCGGTCTTGGGTTCCGCAGGCTCTCCATCTTGGACCTCAGTCCCGAAGGACACCAACCCATGCAGGCCCACTCAGGTCGCCATGCCATGGTCTTCAATGGTGAAATCTACAATTTCCAGGAGCTTCGCGCCGAACTTGGAGGCTCCTGGCGAGGCCACTCCGACAGCGAAGTTGTCCTGGAGGCGATCGAGCATTGGGGGTTAGAAACAGCATTGACGCGGTTCAACGGCATGTTCGCCATGGCGTTGTGGGACAAGAACGCTCGGGTGCTGAATCTCGCCAGGGACTCCTTCGGCAAAAAACCCCTCTATTACGGGTGGGGAGACGGGGTCTTCCTTTTCGGCTCGGAACTGAAGGCCCTGCGAAGACACCCAGCCTTCTGCCTCGACCTGGACCGCGAGGCCATGGCAGCCTTCCTGCGCTTTGGCTACATCCCCGGACCCGCCACCGTCTACTGTGGAATTCGGAAGCTGCCGCCGGGGACTTTCCTACGGCTGGGCGTTCCCGTGCCTGGCCAACTGCCTGGACCGGAGGTGTACTGGGATTCGAGGGTAGAGGCTTTCCGAGCCCGGGAGCAGGGGTTCGGGGGAAGTTTCCAGGAAGCCACAGATGAATTGGAAGCGCTATTGCTCGACGCCACCCGGAGGCGCTGCGTGGCAGATGTCCCCTTGGGCGCCTTTCTATCGGGGGGGATCGATTCCAGCCTGGTGACGGCCCTGATGCAGCAAGGAAGCCACTCCCCAGCACGCACCTTCACCATCGGATTCGAAGAACGCGACTTCGACGAGGCACCCTACGCCAAGGCGGTCGCCCACCATCTGGGGACCGAGCACACGGAGCTCTACCTCGCTTCCTCGGAAGCCCGAGAGGTGATTCCGCTGCTCCCGACCGTGTACGACGAGCCCTTTGCGGACCCCTCCCAAATCCCGACTTTCCTGTTGTCCCGCATGACGCGTCAGCATGTGACGGTGGCGCTTTCCGGAGACGGGGGGGACGAACTCTTCGGGGGGTACGATCGGTACCGAGTGGGCCAGATGCTGATGGGCCGGTTTCAGAAGCTGCCGCAAAGCCTCCGCCGGATGACAGCCTGGGCATGTGGTCAGATCCCGGGCCCCGGGTGGGACCGAACCATGGGCGCGCTCCTGGGGCCCAGGTGGTCCTCGTCCCGTTTCCAAAAACTTGGGCGCCTCATGCTCCCCGAGGGAAGCCAGGCCGTCTATCGGGACATGATGTCCTACTGGCAGGCACCCGAGCAGCTCCTGTCCCTGCCATCGAACCCCGGCGCCCCCGCCTGGAGGCAGGATTCCCTTCCTGCGGACTGGGAGCCCGTCTCCCGGATGATGCTGACGGACACGCTCACCTACCTCGTGGACGACATCCTCGTGAAGGTTGACCGGGCGAGCATGGCCAACAGCCTGGAAGTACGGAATCCCCTTCTGGACAAGCGCGTGTTCACCTTCGCATGGAGGCTGCCCCTGGCGTTCAAATTGGACGGGGGCCAGGGAAAGCAGGTTCTCAAGGAGATTCTGCACCGGCATGTGCCTCGGGAGCTCGTGGAGCGAAAAAAGATGGGGTTCGGCGTGCCGCTTGGGGCTTGGCTCAGAGGACCCCTCAGGCCCTGGGCGGAGGCCCTGCTCCGCCCAGATCGCCTGGCGGAAGCCGGTATTGCCCGGCAAGCCGTGGATTCCGCCTGGCAGGGCTTCTGCCATCGAGGGGAACCGAACCAGGATCGGCTTTGGCCCCTCCTTGTGTTGCTTCAGTGGATGGAATCCCAGGGGGTGGGCCATTGA
- a CDS encoding class I SAM-dependent methyltransferase has product MPDRDVHQLEWDEETIRRFWDFAATRESWQEDYFSYQSGTGIVGVLKALTPLAGRVLDYGCGPGYLVERLLAMGVGCEGADLSEATVAAANQRLGEHPLWRGARVIDPVFSDEREGLLDLVICVETIEHLLPPGLPSILQRLCRMLKPGSGRLFITTPHAEDLARAQVFCPECGSVFHRYQHLSQFTKASLTELMEREGFSTLACEATDFARFQEPLLRGPLEWSPRYILKTLLRAGAASGDALHLPGRPKGGLAFARRVGSGPHLFWLGQRR; this is encoded by the coding sequence GTGCCGGATCGCGATGTTCACCAGCTGGAATGGGATGAAGAGACCATCCGCCGCTTCTGGGATTTCGCGGCCACGCGGGAGAGTTGGCAGGAAGACTACTTCAGCTATCAATCCGGAACCGGCATCGTGGGGGTTCTCAAAGCTCTGACGCCCCTGGCAGGACGCGTACTCGACTATGGCTGTGGTCCCGGTTACCTGGTGGAGCGGCTACTCGCCATGGGCGTGGGCTGTGAAGGCGCGGACCTGTCGGAGGCCACTGTGGCTGCGGCCAACCAGCGCCTTGGGGAACACCCCCTCTGGCGCGGGGCTCGCGTCATCGATCCCGTTTTCTCCGACGAGCGGGAGGGGCTCCTCGACCTCGTGATCTGCGTGGAGACCATTGAGCACCTGCTGCCCCCCGGCCTCCCGTCCATCCTGCAGAGGCTGTGCCGGATGCTGAAACCAGGAAGCGGGAGGCTGTTCATCACGACTCCCCACGCCGAAGATCTCGCCCGAGCCCAGGTGTTCTGTCCTGAATGTGGCAGCGTCTTCCATCGGTACCAGCATCTCTCGCAATTCACCAAGGCTTCTCTGACGGAGCTGATGGAACGAGAGGGGTTCTCCACCTTGGCCTGCGAGGCGACGGATTTCGCCCGTTTCCAGGAACCTCTCCTAAGGGGCCCCTTGGAATGGAGTCCGCGTTACATCTTGAAGACGCTTCTTCGCGCTGGGGCCGCCTCGGGCGATGCCCTACACCTGCCCGGGCGGCCCAAGGGGGGCTTGGCCTTCGCCCGGAGAGTGGGTTCGGGACCCCACCTGTTCTGGCTGGGGCAGCGGCGTTGA
- a CDS encoding glycosyltransferase family 4 protein, translated as MTSGGAERVLTTLANAWAAKGWSVTLVTLDDGQVPPFYPVDPLVRQVKLAVSRRSAAGQALVEAGADRGVLRWLMRTKLATLWNLSRRALRVRRGLVDLDPDLVISFIDQINILTLVALAGTGIPVIVSERIDPAHHRIGWAWNALRVMTYPWADRLVVQGEGIQRQFHGRVRRRSRVIPNPVICAPVPAVPADLTRTDRTLVAVGRLVPQKGFDMLLKAFARLAPEHPDWKLVIWGEGPERPVLEQLRRELGLEGCSTLPGNHPRIYEALAESDLFVLSSRFEGFPNALCEAMATGLPVVSFDCPSGPAQIIRPGLDGFLIPLGNQEALTQALSRLMADASLRASMGERAREVVDRFSLGKVLGLWEACIAEVWPPKR; from the coding sequence ATCACCAGTGGCGGGGCGGAGCGGGTGCTGACCACCCTGGCCAATGCGTGGGCGGCCAAGGGCTGGAGTGTCACCCTGGTGACCCTGGACGATGGCCAGGTCCCCCCGTTTTATCCCGTCGATCCCCTCGTCCGCCAAGTCAAGTTGGCTGTCTCCCGGCGGTCCGCCGCAGGTCAGGCCTTGGTGGAGGCAGGCGCGGACCGGGGTGTCCTTCGATGGTTGATGCGAACCAAGCTGGCCACTCTCTGGAACCTGTCCCGGCGGGCGCTGAGGGTCCGTCGGGGGCTGGTGGACCTTGATCCCGATCTGGTGATCAGTTTCATCGACCAGATCAACATCCTGACCCTTGTGGCACTGGCCGGAACCGGGATCCCCGTGATCGTCTCCGAACGAATCGACCCAGCCCATCACCGAATTGGCTGGGCTTGGAATGCCCTGAGGGTCATGACCTACCCCTGGGCGGATCGGCTCGTGGTTCAGGGCGAGGGGATCCAAAGGCAATTTCATGGCCGCGTTCGTCGACGATCCCGTGTGATTCCAAACCCCGTCATCTGCGCGCCCGTTCCCGCCGTACCCGCAGACCTGACACGGACAGACCGAACCCTGGTGGCGGTGGGACGGCTCGTCCCGCAGAAGGGGTTCGACATGTTGCTCAAGGCCTTTGCCCGTCTGGCCCCCGAGCATCCGGATTGGAAGCTGGTGATCTGGGGTGAAGGGCCTGAGCGCCCAGTCCTTGAGCAGCTTCGGAGGGAACTCGGCCTTGAGGGGTGCAGCACCCTCCCGGGCAATCACCCGAGGATCTATGAAGCCTTGGCCGAATCCGATCTGTTCGTGCTGTCCTCCCGCTTCGAAGGATTCCCCAACGCCCTCTGCGAGGCCATGGCCACAGGTCTTCCGGTGGTGTCCTTCGATTGCCCCAGCGGCCCGGCCCAGATCATCCGGCCAGGCCTGGACGGCTTCTTGATCCCCTTGGGCAATCAGGAAGCGCTGACGCAGGCCCTCAGCAGGCTCATGGCAGATGCTTCGTTACGGGCTTCCATGGGGGAGAGGGCCCGAGAGGTCGTTGATCGGTTCAGCCTGGGAAAGGTTCTCGGATTGTGGGAAGCCTGCATCGCCGAGGTTTGGCCACCGAAACGGTGA